The sequence GGTGGGTGGGGTTATTTGGGGTGGGTGGGGCTTGTAGTAGAGGCCACGCCCACAGCATCACCATGGCTACCTCCTGGCCTGGGCGATGTCCCCAGGGTGTCCTCGGGGTGTCCCTGGCGTGTCAGtgtcccctccatccccaagGTGTCCCTAGGGTGTCCCCAGGAAGCCATGGCCCCCTCCTTCATCCTCAGGGTGCccccagggtgtccccagggtgtccGCGTCCCCTTCTTCATCCCCGAGGTGTCCCTAGGGTGTCCCCAGTAAACCATGGTCCCCTTCTTCACACCTGGGGTGTCCCCAATTTGTCAGTGTCCCCTCCTTCATCCCCGAGGTGTCCCCTGAATGTCCCCAGCACGCCGTGGCCCCCTCCCTCATCCCTGGGAAGGAGCCTTCATCTCCTGCACCCCCTGAAGGCCgctgtgaggtctccccggggccttctcctctccaggctgagcaaccccAACCCCTCggcctctcctcccagcagagctgctccagcctccgAGCATCCCCGTGGCCTCCCCTGGACTCCAGCAGCTCCACGTCccggtgctgggggccccacaGCGAAGGCAGTGCCCGGgggggtctcacgagagcaggGCCCAGGGGGACGatcccctccctcgccctgctgctgcagcccagggcacgGCTGGTTTTTGGCCCACATGGTGCTGGGACAGGACTGAAATCACAAAACCTGGgccaggggaggaggaggaggaggaggagaagaggctgGGCAGGCctggggggcagagcaggagggcagaTAAGGCTTTGTGGTGCTAATCCCCTCCCAGAGCCACAATTCCTGGCTGAATGGGGCTGTGAGTGGGGGCTCTGCATGGCCACGGGGCAGCTCCTGCATTTCCCTGGCGCAGCTCCTGCATTCTCCGGGGCTGGGCGAGAGCACCCGTGCAGGGTGGGCACGCCAAGTGCCGGGGGTGTCGCTGCACCttgaggtgctgctgctggcgagAAGGCGcccgggggctgccctgctgctggcacgaGGACTCATGCTCATCCCTCAGCTCGCAGGAGGCAcgtggggagcaggaggtgtCCTGGCGAAGCCACCAGCGAGGACCCGGTCACAATTCACGTGGCATCACCCCCACAACTCGCTCAGCAGGAGCTGTTGAAGGCGGCGTGGCACCAGCTGACACACGAAGCCCATCATCAGACCACATCATCTTTTATCCACAGCTCTCCCCGGCCGTGCGGTGACCCCGGCTGTCCCAGCAGCCTCTCCCCGGGCCACCCAACTCCCCCCAAAACTGGGCAGGATTTAAGGAACCCTGAGTTCAAGCGCTCCGCTCCCCGTCCCACGGCGCCAGACACGCAGCAGCCACTTCTCAGCCGAGCCCCCTTCCacggcacagcccctgctgccgGACCTCCTCCGCTTGCTCTCGGCCCCGCAGCGTGTCAGCCGGCCCCGTCCTCGTCCCCGGGGACGTggtggggggctgcggggagccccaCAGTGCCGCGATGCCCCCTGCCCACCGTGTGCCACCCTCACGGGCCGCTGCACCTCTCCGCCTGCAGAAACGCTGCCCcttcctggctgcagccctcaTATTATGGATTGTCCTGCGTCGACGGCTTGCAGGGCACAGTCCCCGGCTCCTGGCCGCGGCCGGGCAAGccggcagcaggagggctggcgGCGGCGTGGACCTTCTGGTGGTGGTTCAGAGACTGCCGGTGGCGGAAGCTCTTGCTGCAGCCGCTGCACTGGAAGGGCCGCTGCTGGGTGTGCCGGCGCTGGTGCTCCTCCAGCGACGCTTGCAGGGGGAAGCTCTCGGCGCACTCGATGCAGCGGTACAGCcgctccccggccccgccgccccgcgccggcCGGCCCGCCCAGCCCGCCCGCAGCTGCACCCCGTGGATGCGCTGGTGCTTCTGCAGGTGGTGCTTCTGGATGAAGCCCTTGCCGCAGGCCGGGCAGCTGTAGGGCCGCTCGCCGGTGTGGATGCGGTAGTGCTTGTTGAGGTTGGACTTCTCGTTGAAGCTCTTGCCGCAGGCCGGGCACTGGAAGGGGCGCTCGCCCGTGTGCAGGCGCTGGTGCCGCAGCAGCGCGGCGTGGTGGGCCAGGCTCTTCCCGCAGGCGGTGCAGATGAAGGAGCCGTTGCTCTTCCTCGCCTGGCTCTGCTGCCGCGCCAGGAGGCTGCGCTTCAGCCGCACGCTCTTCCAGCCCAAGGGCAGGCCGTGGGGCTCGTCCCCGGCGCCACACGGGCCGTGCTCCTCGGCGCCGGGCTGTGCCGAGGCAGCCTCCGCGGCAGTGTCCTCTCCCAGcggcagcccctggggcagggTGAAGGGCTGCTCGGTCCCCGCGCCGTGCCCGTGTTCTGCCGGGAAAGTCAAAGCCCCCGGGGCAGGGCGAGCTTCCAGCGGGACGACCACGGGCTTGAATTCAGGCTGGGCGGCCCCGTGCTTGCAGAGCTCCCCCAAGCCCTCTCCAGCTCCCTTCTGTTCGTCCAAGCTGCTGTGGCTCTCCCAGGGCACCGGCAGCTCCTGGCTCAGGGGAACCTCCTCTTCCAGCCTCATCGAGGGAGCCTGCGGCAGGGCCAGGCTTTCTGGTCCTTCCTCCTGCggctgctgctcttctgtctTGATCACGATCTTCTCACCTGCTGGGAGACAGCAATTATTCACCTCCAGCCAAGGAAAGCTCTCCCGTGCCTCTGGCCCCAGCGtaggagcaggagctgagctgcccctgcagcacgTTGGTGAGACCAAGCAGCAAACGTGCCACTagagagggagcaggagggttTTACCATGAGCAAAGGGGAGAAGAACA comes from Aythya fuligula isolate bAytFul2 chromosome 2, bAytFul2.pri, whole genome shotgun sequence and encodes:
- the LOC116486617 gene encoding zinc finger protein 777-like isoform X1 → MARWGPAQEPEWGPEPWQPVPPQPPGHVAVPVAVPVAVEGEKQPGVAEISLWTVVAAVQAVERKVETQALRLLSLEGRAETAEKKLSELEKAVLDFGGQLERKWAALAALLQESTRRLEHVERQLRHRGCWAPRPGMGPGGDVPQVPTAGEDDAACLPEQEWGGLDSRQQELYRMAVKGSYEAVVSLGPGDASSKPSLLLPAEDGEDLGTRTHGLLEKGAVSGHVGGGEKIVIKTEEQQPQEEGPESLALPQAPSMRLEEEVPLSQELPVPWESHSSLDEQKGAGEGLGELCKHGAAQPEFKPVVVPLEARPAPGALTFPAEHGHGAGTEQPFTLPQGLPLGEDTAAEAASAQPGAEEHGPCGAGDEPHGLPLGWKSVRLKRSLLARQQSQARKSNGSFICTACGKSLAHHAALLRHQRLHTGERPFQCPACGKSFNEKSNLNKHYRIHTGERPYSCPACGKGFIQKHHLQKHQRIHGVQLRAGWAGRPARGGGAGERLYRCIECAESFPLQASLEEHQRRHTQQRPFQCSGCSKSFRHRQSLNHHQKVHAAASPPAAGLPGRGQEPGTVPCKPSTQDNP
- the LOC116486617 gene encoding zinc finger protein 282-like isoform X2 produces the protein MARWGPAQEPEWGPEPWQPVPPQPPGHVAVPVAVPVAVEGEKQPGVAEISLWTVVAAVQAVERKVETQALRLLSLEGRAETAEKKLSELEKAVLDFGGQLERKWAALAALLQESTRRLEHVERQLRHRGCWAPRPGMGPGGDVPQVPTAGEDDAACLPEQEWGGLDSRQQELYRMAVKGSYEAVVSLAGEKIVIKTEEQQPQEEGPESLALPQAPSMRLEEEVPLSQELPVPWESHSSLDEQKGAGEGLGELCKHGAAQPEFKPVVVPLEARPAPGALTFPAEHGHGAGTEQPFTLPQGLPLGEDTAAEAASAQPGAEEHGPCGAGDEPHGLPLGWKSVRLKRSLLARQQSQARKSNGSFICTACGKSLAHHAALLRHQRLHTGERPFQCPACGKSFNEKSNLNKHYRIHTGERPYSCPACGKGFIQKHHLQKHQRIHGVQLRAGWAGRPARGGGAGERLYRCIECAESFPLQASLEEHQRRHTQQRPFQCSGCSKSFRHRQSLNHHQKVHAAASPPAAGLPGRGQEPGTVPCKPSTQDNP